The window TCATTTTTGTTTCACTATGTGAATCTTGATTATTTTATATGAAACTATTATACTATGCTCCATGGTAAAAATCAATTCAAAGGATGTAACATGATAACTTTTTACTAAATGAAACTTATTTTTTACTAATCAAATGATAGCTTCAATAATTCAATGCTTACATGGTTTTCTTCACCTTTTAATATAATATTGGCCTCTTTATCAAATGCATTAATCATTATATCTGTATTTTTAGAAACAGATATGATGACTTGTCTATCTCTATGTAATTCTTTGAATCCACCACAAACGAATTTAACGATATTGCCTTTTTCATCTACTTTAATCGCCATTACACCTATATAACGTCCTTCATAAACATGATGATTTATTTTTATTTTAAACGTCAATGGCTTATTCGTTAAAATAGAAGTCAAATCCGTCATAACAACAGAACCATCCTCCAGCATACACCCCTGTTTGATAGGGTTTGTTTTTATACCCTTGCTTAATACTTTATCTACTGAAAATTCTATAAGCTCTGCTTTTTGAGCAATACGACTGAACTGTCTACTACAACTTTTCCCTTCAAAATCATAATTAGCTTTTCCATCAATCATAACCGTACTATCTGTATGCGTACAATCTTCTAGAAAATCTAAAGTAGATTGCTTGGCGTATTCAGGATTCAAGAATAGAATAGAATCAAATACATGCCCATTGTATTCTATTTGTTTTTCACTGTTAATGCGTAATTGACCTTTTTCAATCTTGTCACTTGGAACTAACCCACACATAACCCCAGCATCCCATAGGGCTTGGCATTTTTCTAATATAAATAACCCACCATTGATATCATATGCATTCCTATATTCATTATGAGGATACCAATTTGCCAATGCAGGACGACCAAATACCACTAATAAATCCAATTTAGGCAGTGGTCCATTAAACCCATTTAATAGTCTAATTTTTTGTTCTATCTTTGTTATTGTTTTAGAAAACTGCTCATTTTTCATGTTAAATCTATTTTCACGACGATCATTATAGGCATGATAATGAATGCGATTATTATACCTTGCATCGATCATTGCTTTTTCATAGATTGGATATGGCCTGCCTTCCGTATAATACATATCGTACACAATGGGCTTAGGATGTGAACATGCTATGCCCATTCTTACTGGGTAAGACATATTTTCATCGGTTTGTCCATACTCTCTTGGTAAGTCCCACCACATGCACCCTGTTTCCCATATTTCATCATTGGTTAGTTTATTATGATACGTATTATGAAGTCCGATAAATATATCTTTTCCATAAACCTTCTTGGCATACTCATAAACAAAATTTTCCACCATAATGGGGCCTTCTTTTAAGACATCAAAATAATAATTTATCGCTTTGATTCTCATACCCTTATGATTCTCAGGCACATATCTCATCTCAAATATAGCCTGTTTTAAATCCATTCCTGTTTTATCATAAAATCGTTCTGCAAATGCCTTTCCGTAAAGTCTTTCTCTAAAAGGTTTCCACATGGCTTGAAAAGGTGGCGTTATTGGCATGGATTTGAACTCATCTAACCCGATGCCATCAAATGGAATCTCTGCATACCTATTAATGGCGTCATTAAAACTATTAATCGAAAACTGACTGAATAAATCTGGACTTCTATGATAATGAGCCGTTAAGATATAGGCTGTGTACCTTGCATATTTTACCCCTTCATCAATCTTAATTTTTATTCTTTCTTCATCTGAGTATAGGACTTGACATTGTTGCGTAATGTCCATCAATGAATCCTCTGCATAAAACCCTGCTCCAACTTTTTCAAATAATACAACGCTAAATAATTCGCTTTTTAGACTTTCTTGATTGCGATGACCTCTTGTATGTGCTTCATATTCCAACATGCCATCATCATCTAATAATGCTTCACCTTCAACAATCAAGGCTAAAGCATCATCCATACCTACAGCTTCGGCATTCCGCCATAATTGGAGACCTATTTTCACACCTAATTCATGTGCTCTTTCTACTGTTTCTTTAAAGGGTACTACCACATCATCGTAATCAAAAAAGGACAGCCCATCTCTAGAGGTAAGAAATAATAAATCAAAAGGCATTGTTTTACATATCTGCTCTAATTCCTGTATATAGGTTTTATTTTTTATCATATCTGGTGTCCAAAACCAATAGAGAATTTCAGGATGATTACTGTTACCAATTTCCTTCACATACTTGATTTTCATCTATTTCTCCTTTATAACTATTTTCAAAGCCTTTGCTAACGTTTAAATTTTACACTCCGTCACAAAATAAATCATGCTGAAACGATAAATTAACACCTTTATTTTTTTATTTATTGAAATAAGGTTAAGATATTCTCTAAATCTTTAACGTTCGTATTTTCTAATAAAATATCAATGGATTGAGACGAACTTGAAACCGCCTCGACTAAATATGAAAAATTATAATCTCCCGTACCATGATATGTTTCGATAATTTTGTTCTCCTGAACCCTAAAATCTTTTGAATGAACAATTAAAACATCATCTCCAAACAAATCAAATGCCTCTTTTAGAACAGATTCTTGCATTAAATAATTGTCACTTGTCAATAAATTGACAGGGTCCAAAATCACCTTCACATATTTTGACTGCATATCTTTTATAATTTGTTTCATCTTTTTATTCGAATGAATGATATGATCTGCGACGCCCTCAATAGCAATCGTGACTTCCTTTTCTTGCGCTTCTATCAATAAAGCTTCCAAACTTCTTGCAAATACTAAATAAGCTTCTTTGGTATGATTATCTGGATGAAAGGCGTAGTCAGCTAAAACTGATCCTGTCTCCGTACCAATAACACGCGCATCCAAATCATTAGCATATGCTATATGGTTTTTGAATGTTTCTAGATGTTGTTCACGTATTCTTTTATTGGGGTGTGCATAATTCAGATAACAACCTAGTACAGCAATTGAGACGCATTCCCTTTTAAAATGATTGGCTATCATTTGCAACGTTTCTTTTGCTATATAATCGCTGATACTATCAATGCCTTTAATCGCCTTATGGAGTGGCAATTGGACCGAATTCAGATTATTTTTTCTAACGATCTTTGCTAATTGATCACTCTCAAGTTTTCCAAAATCACTGGCACGTATACCTATACTATGAATCATTGCAATCATTCCTTTCTAAAAAGTCTAGTGCTTCAACACATGCTAACATGGCCATTGCTTGACCGTAAGGTTTGGGTTCAATGGGTATATTTAAGTAAAAATCCAAACTATCTTTTCCCATTGCAGTTCCTCCGGATACTTGTTCTAAAACACCTTCCTCATTGATGTAAGTCAATACGCCATCTGTTGCTTTCATGGCACAGGTGGTGTATTTATCTTTAGCTTGGTCGTGATCTATGATAGCACTATTCATTGCTTTGAAGATACCATAGGTAAACCCAGCTGAAGCACTTGTTTCCACATACGACTGCTTATGATCTAATAACGTATGCCATAATCCAGACTGATCCTGTACCTTGCATAATGCTTCAAGTTGTTTTGTAAGGATGTTAATCATGTATCGATATACCGATTGACTGATGGCATAGTCTTTACAGATATCCAGAAATTCTGGAATAAAAATGGTAATCCATGAGTTACCTCTTGCCCATTGTGCCTTAACAAAATTGTGATAACCATCAAAAGTCCACCCATGGTACCAAAAACCTGTTTCTTTATTAAGAAGGTATTTACTATGTAATAAAAATTGATAGATTGCTTCATCAATATAGTGGGGCTTATGCCACACCACACCTGCTTTTGCTAAGAATAATACGGACATAAACAACGTATCATCCCATAATTCTTGTGCGTTATCAGCTTCACAGGTTAAATGGGATAAGCCTCCTTCATGGGTTCTTGGATGTTTTTCATACAGCCAATTTGCCCATTCCTTACATATTTCTACATACACGTTCTTTTTTGAAGGGTCAACATGTGGGTTTTCTGTTAGGCAAAGCAACGTTAGCATGGGTGCCATGGCATTAATATTTTTAGGTGGCAATCCATCTTCAATCCTTATGTCAAAATATTTTATGATTGTCTCCAGATGTTTCCGATTACCTGTTAGTGCATACATTTTATAATAACCATATAACCCTACACCTTGAAACCAATCAAATAGTTCGATACGGCGAATATCATCTTCTTGATACCCCAACTTGGTCAAGGATTGTACCACGTTCATATTGGATTCATATAGAAAAGGCTCAAATGACCTTCCCAATCGGTCAAGTTTTTCAAATAATTGTTTTTTTAACTTTTCATTATGTTTATTCATTCCTTTTATCCTCTCTAACGAATTCTTCAACAGATGCCATATAAATGGCTGGATATCCTTCCATATCCGAAACAAATAGGATATGGTTACTATCTGGCGTAAATACAGGATGGGGATGTGCATCTTGTGTGTTACCATAACTTTTCATTGAAGAATTGTGTAACAGTAATGGGATTGTTTTTTTCTTGTTTATATCAATAAAATAAAGATAAGGCTTTGCAGGGTAATCTGCATCTGCAATGATATAGTTATCCTTTGCATCGGTTATAAAATGTGAACATCTGGGTAAGTCCATGATGGTCTCTTCCTTAAATGTATTCATATTAACAAATCGTAGGCTACCTTTATCTGAATCATCATGAGCAATTCTCACAAAGCCCAATTTTTCACCATCATGTGTAAAAAATTCATGGGATATAATCTCCCCTTCATAGGTATGTTTTCTTGGACAATGAATGTCTCTCGTGATGGTATTCATTAACCATATCCGTGCATCTACTGTACCACCAAATCCTTCATGGCAATAAGATATCATATGATTGTCCCCTGGCTTAAATTGAGGATGACCTAACCATTGATTCTTTTTTAAACCATATGCTTCATAATAAAAAGTGTCCAATAACATGTCTACTTCTTTAGATTCAATATGTATCTTTAATAACTTGGATCTTAAGCCTCTTTGTCCTTGAAGCATAAAATCTTCCCAATTGCTGTTATCTTTATTGACATAATCTGATTTTAGAAAATCAATGGTGACTAAATACTGCCCATCGGATGAACCATCAACAACACTATAAGTTTCCCAGCCTACTTCTGGTTCATATAATACGTCCACATGACCACTTTCTATGTTTAAACGAACCACCTGATTATGGACAACATAGATCAGGGTGGAACCATCTGGTCCAAATCTTGGTCCAAAATCTTGAAACCCATCGCTTTTATGATAAAAAGTGACTTGTTTAGCCGTTTCCTTCTCCATATCTAAGAGAAATATATTTCTATTACCTTCATGCTCTAAAATCATCAGGAGTGTGTTGCCTGCTTGGTTAAACATGTTTAAATAAAAATAAGGATAATGAGCAAGTATGCCTTTAGGAGAAATTCGCCGATAGCCCTTTCCTGTACTTGTATCTTCAAATGTTTCAAATGGATAGGTAAATGTTGATTCACGATGTAAATGATTTGTATGTAATTTCTTCATTAACTTTTATGTCCCCCTTAACTAAAACCATTGATTATCATGTCCCCTGCTCCCTCATACCAGACTTTCTACATAAGCAATATTAGCAACTATTTTCGATACATTATTGAGTAACATTGCATATATTGTTCTTATTTGCTATAATATAACTCAATAAAACGACGATAGAAAGCTGTGATGATTCCATGAAACAAACGATTCTGTATGATGAAGCCTATGAGTATAATATTCATTTTGATCAGTCAACGGCAGTTAGTCTGCATTTTGATTATGGCACACGCTACAACAGGATTAATATGCATTTTCCACATTTTCATCCTAATTATGAGATTTACTTTTTGCTTAATGGAAATGCACTTCATTTTGTGGAAGGTACTGTCTATGATATTCAGGCTCATGATTTTGTACTTCTTAAACCCTATCGCTTACACAAAACCAGCTATTTTGAAAAAACGCCCTGTAAAAGACTGGTTTTTACATTTGACTCAGCTTTATTTGACAAACTCTTTCCTGAGGCCAGCCAAGCCTTCAAAGAGCCTTTTAATGCGCAACAACCGGTTTTTCGTTTTGGTGAAGAGATTACCCATGCATTTATTGAGTTATTTAATAACATGTACAAAACCTCCAAAGAACAGAAACCAACCAGTCATGTCCTCATATTGAGTTACTTTATACAACTGTTAGCTAAACTGACGGATTTTCGTCGTTCAAATAAATATTTTATTGGGTCCAATAACAATAGTTCCTTGGTCAATAAAATATATGAAATAACGTCCTACATACATACTCACTATAAAGAGAATTTAACATTGGCATCTTTATCAAAGAAATTTTATATCAGCCCTCATTATTTATCACGGCAATTTAAGTCCGTTACGACCTTTACTTTAATCCAATATATTCAAGAAACGAGAATCAAAAAGGCTCAGGAATTATTGTTAGATACGGATCTTAAGATAATAGAAATTATCGATGCTTGTGGTTTTGGAAGCTTGTCACAGTTTAACCGTGTATTTAATAAGCTTGTTCATTGTTCACCTTCTTCATACCGAAGTGAGAATAAGCTTCATGACTAAAAAAGGGCGCTCATAAAAGCAATATGGCGTCTAGCGGTTTTATTACATATAGACAGGTTTTGCTTTCATGGAACAGCCCTTTCACGGATACCAAACATAGATGGCACATTGATTTATAACCCTATAAAAAGGTCATCAAACACCTTTTAAATCTAAGGCATCAGCAAAATGACAGGCAACCTGATGCTCCTTACCTATTTCTCTTAATTTGGGTATTTCCTGTCGACACACGTCTTGGCAATAACGGCACCGGGGATGAAACAGACACCCTGATGGCAAGTTAATGGGACTTGGTACTTCACCCTCTAGAATAATTCTTTTCATTTTCTGACTTGGGTCTGCCTTAGGTACAGCAGATAACAGCGCTTCCGTATAAGGGTGTTTAGGTGAAAAGAACAAATCATCCGTATTGGCAATTTCAATCATATTACCTAAATACATGACAGCAACCCGATCTGAAATATGTTCAACCACGGATAAATCATGGGCAATAAAAATATAGGTAATGCCCAATTCTTGTTGAAGGTCTTTCAATAAATTGATAATTTGTGCTTGAATGGAAACATCTAATGCTGAAACCGCTTCATCACAAACAACAATATCCGGTCTTGTAACCAATGCTCTAGCTATACCGATTCTTTGTCGTTGACCACCTGAAAAAGCATGTGGGTATCGTCTTAAATAGTTTACATTTAACCCTACTAACTGGGCTATATGTCTCACTTTTTCCTCTATTTCTTTTTTAGATAATTTAAAATTGGCTTTTAGGGGCTCTCGAATAATATCGAATACCGTCATGCGTGGGTCTAAGGATGAATAAGGGTCTTGAAAAATCATTTGTATGTCTTTTCGAAGCCGTTTATAGTCTTGCTTATTGACCTTCAAAAAGTCTACTTGCTCATGCTCATTTACTTGATATAATACTTGTCCAGAATCCGCCTTTATGCCCCTGACGATACAACGTCCAAGGGTTGTTTTACCACAACCGGATTCACCAACGATGCTTAATGTTTCTCCTTTTTTTACTTCCAAAGAAACATCCATGACTGCTTTTACAGGAGGTATGGGTTTGCTGAATAATTTTTTCTTTGAATAAAAGTTTTTATTCAGATTTCTTATTTGCAACACATGTTCAGACATTTTTATCCTCCTTTATTACTTCTTGGTCATATAGAAAACACCTTACAGCCTGATGGGCATTCACTTCATATAGTTCAACAGGCTTGCAATCACATACACCATCAATTTTGTGTTCACATCGTTCATAAAAACCACAGCGGTTAGGTAAATCAATGGGAATGGGAACTGTGCCTTCAATGGATTCTAAGACATGGTGGCTTCGATCACCAAGTTTTGGGATAGAACGCAGCAGCCCTTTCGTATAAGGGTGTTTGGGATGATGAAAGATGCTCATGGCATCACCAGTTTCTACTATTTTACCTAAATACATGACAGCGACTTCATCGCACATTTCAGCAACGACACCTAAATCATGGGTGATAAAAAGTATGGCCATGCCTAAATCTTCTTGGAGGGCTTTCATCATTTGAAGTACTTGCGCTTGTATGGTAACATCCAATGCTGTTGTTGGTTCATCTGCTATGAGGATATCCGGGTTACAGGATAATGCCATAGCGATCATGGCTCTTTGACGCATACCTCCAGAGAATTCCATAGGGTACTGGTTATATCTTTTTTCAGGGTTGGCGATTCCTACTTTTTCCATCATGTTGATGGCAATTTTTTTAGCCTCTTTTTTATCTTTTGTTCGGTGTAACAACACATTTTCAACAATCTGATTGCCGATGGTATATAGTGGTGAAAAGGCTGTCATGGGTTCTTGGAATATCATGGAGATATGGCCACCTCGTACTTTTCGAATCTCAGAACCATTCTTGGCAAGACTTAATAAGTCTAGGGGCTCCTGGTCATCATAGCCATAATAGTTAATTTTCCCAAAGGTTTCACTATTTTTGGGTTGAATACCAATAATTGTCTTACTGGTTAAGCTCTTACCACAACCTGACTCACCCACTAGACCTAGGGTTTTACCTTTTTTAAGGGAAAGATTAATCCCATCAACAGCCTTAATGCATCCATCTTCCGTATCAAATTGTACTTTGAGGTTTTCTATTGTTAGAATATCCTTTATTTGCTCTTGTTTCATACCTATTCCTCATTTCAATCCAATTATTTATAGGGGTCTGCTGCATCCCTTAAACCATCACCAAAAAAGTTAAATGCAAGTACAGTAAGTACAACAAACAGCAGCGGTATTAACTTCCATGGATAAAGGGCTATATTTTGTACTTGTTGAGCTTCTTGTAATAGAACACCCCAACTTGTTGCTGGTGGCCGAATACCCAGCCCAAGGAAACTCATGGATGTTTCACCAATAATCATCCCAGGGATAGCTAATGTCATGTTCACCACAAGATAACTTAGAAATCCAGGTATCATATGGGTCACAATAATTTTAAAATCGCTTACCCCAGAAACCTTGGCTGCCAAAATATAATCTTCTGTTTTTAGGGACATGAATTTACTTCTGACAACTCTGGCTAACCCTGTCCATTGTATAAAAGACAAGATAATGGTAATCAATAAAAACATCTTTACCACAGGAATTCTAGGTGGTATTGCGGCTGATAAGGCCATCCAAAGGGGTAAGGTAGGAAAGGAACGTATCACTTCAATAATTCTTTGAATAATGGTATCGACGAAGCCTCCAAAATAACCGGATATACTGCCTATTGCAACCCCCAGTATAAAACTGATAGCAACACCTGCAAGGGGTATGGTCAATGATATCTGGCTACCTAAGACAATTCTCGAAAAAATATCTCGCCCTAAACCATCCGTTCCAAATAGGAATATTCTTGCAGGATCGTCCACACCGTAAAGATGAATATCCGTTTTAAAAAGCCCTAATAAGGTATAGGGTTCGCCTTTTACAAATAATTTGATGGGATAGGTTTCATCTGTATTTTCTGTGTATTTTTTTCTTAACGTTTCCTTATCTCTAACAGAATCATAGGCATACACAAAGGGCCGAATATGAAACTTGCCTTTCTTATCGATAAAATGTATCTTCGTAGGGGGCGCATTCATGAATCGACTATCATAGCTTTCTAAACCATAAGGGGCAATGAATTGACCCAACAGCATTTGTATGTACAGAAAACCAAGAATAAACATGCTTATTCTTGCCAGTTTATGCCGTTTTAACTTCCTCCCCATTAATGACCACTGGGATGCAAAGTAATACTTCTCTTCATCTGCTTTATTCGATTGTTTATGTCTTCGATTAAATAATTTCATTTGTTTTTTCATAGGCTACATCCTCTTATCCATAAGTCGTATACGTGGGTCCAACCAAGCTAACATAATATCTGAAATCAACGTTCCTATGACGGTTAATACGGCCATCATTAACAACCAGCTTCCAGCAAGATACATGTCCTGACTTCGTAAGGCAGCATACATAACGGGACCTTGTGTTGGTAAATTAAGTACAATGGCTGTTATGGTAGAACCTGTAAAAATACCTGTTAATGACCACCCAATAGAGCTTGCAATGGGGTTAAGTGCTGCTCGGACAACATATTTATTTCTAATCTTTTTCTCACTTAGTCCTTTTGAACGTCCTGTTAAAACGTATTGCTGATCCAGTTCATCTAGCATCTGTCCCCGCATGACACGAATCAAACCACATGTACTACCTGTACCAATGACAATGACTGGAATAATAAGATGTTTCGCTAAATCGAATACTTTGGCAAGACTCCAAGAGGCATCTACATATTCTGCTGACATGATACCCAGCATGGGATCGCCAAAAACCTTAAACGAGAAAAACATGAGTAAAATAGCTAAGAGAAAGTTAGGCGTGGCCATACCGAGAAATCCAATAATCGTTGCAACATAGTCTCCAAAAGAATATTGACGCAACGCACTATAAATACCGATTGGAATAGCCACGAGATAGGTAAACAGCATGGTGAGGGATGAAATTAATAACGTGATACCCATCCGCTCACCGATGACATCCAACACCGGTTTATTATAAGAAAACGAATAGCCAAAATCACCCTCCGTCAATATACCTTTCATCCATTTATAATATTGCACATACAAAGGCTTATCCAAGCCATACTGTTCTCTCAGATCTTCGATGATCTGCATATCCACTGTTTCCCCTTCTTCTTGCAGCGTCGCAATGTATGTTGATACAAAATCACCAGGTGGCAGTTGTATCACAAAAA is drawn from Vallitalea pronyensis and contains these coding sequences:
- a CDS encoding sugar phosphate isomerase/epimerase family protein, with amino-acid sequence MIHSIGIRASDFGKLESDQLAKIVRKNNLNSVQLPLHKAIKGIDSISDYIAKETLQMIANHFKRECVSIAVLGCYLNYAHPNKRIREQHLETFKNHIAYANDLDARVIGTETGSVLADYAFHPDNHTKEAYLVFARSLEALLIEAQEKEVTIAIEGVADHIIHSNKKMKQIIKDMQSKYVKVILDPVNLLTSDNYLMQESVLKEAFDLFGDDVLIVHSKDFRVQENKIIETYHGTGDYNFSYLVEAVSSSSQSIDILLENTNVKDLENILTLFQ
- a CDS encoding glycoside hydrolase family 88/105 protein is translated as MNKHNEKLKKQLFEKLDRLGRSFEPFLYESNMNVVQSLTKLGYQEDDIRRIELFDWFQGVGLYGYYKMYALTGNRKHLETIIKYFDIRIEDGLPPKNINAMAPMLTLLCLTENPHVDPSKKNVYVEICKEWANWLYEKHPRTHEGGLSHLTCEADNAQELWDDTLFMSVLFLAKAGVVWHKPHYIDEAIYQFLLHSKYLLNKETGFWYHGWTFDGYHNFVKAQWARGNSWITIFIPEFLDICKDYAISQSVYRYMINILTKQLEALCKVQDQSGLWHTLLDHKQSYVETSASAGFTYGIFKAMNSAIIDHDQAKDKYTTCAMKATDGVLTYINEEGVLEQVSGGTAMGKDSLDFYLNIPIEPKPYGQAMAMLACVEALDFLERNDCNDS
- a CDS encoding oligogalacturonate lyase family protein is translated as MKKLHTNHLHRESTFTYPFETFEDTSTGKGYRRISPKGILAHYPYFYLNMFNQAGNTLLMILEHEGNRNIFLLDMEKETAKQVTFYHKSDGFQDFGPRFGPDGSTLIYVVHNQVVRLNIESGHVDVLYEPEVGWETYSVVDGSSDGQYLVTIDFLKSDYVNKDNSNWEDFMLQGQRGLRSKLLKIHIESKEVDMLLDTFYYEAYGLKKNQWLGHPQFKPGDNHMISYCHEGFGGTVDARIWLMNTITRDIHCPRKHTYEGEIISHEFFTHDGEKLGFVRIAHDDSDKGSLRFVNMNTFKEETIMDLPRCSHFITDAKDNYIIADADYPAKPYLYFIDINKKKTIPLLLHNSSMKSYGNTQDAHPHPVFTPDSNHILFVSDMEGYPAIYMASVEEFVREDKRNE
- a CDS encoding AraC family transcriptional regulator; this translates as MKQTILYDEAYEYNIHFDQSTAVSLHFDYGTRYNRINMHFPHFHPNYEIYFLLNGNALHFVEGTVYDIQAHDFVLLKPYRLHKTSYFEKTPCKRLVFTFDSALFDKLFPEASQAFKEPFNAQQPVFRFGEEITHAFIELFNNMYKTSKEQKPTSHVLILSYFIQLLAKLTDFRRSNKYFIGSNNNSSLVNKIYEITSYIHTHYKENLTLASLSKKFYISPHYLSRQFKSVTTFTLIQYIQETRIKKAQELLLDTDLKIIEIIDACGFGSLSQFNRVFNKLVHCSPSSYRSENKLHD
- a CDS encoding ABC transporter ATP-binding protein: MSEHVLQIRNLNKNFYSKKKLFSKPIPPVKAVMDVSLEVKKGETLSIVGESGCGKTTLGRCIVRGIKADSGQVLYQVNEHEQVDFLKVNKQDYKRLRKDIQMIFQDPYSSLDPRMTVFDIIREPLKANFKLSKKEIEEKVRHIAQLVGLNVNYLRRYPHAFSGGQRQRIGIARALVTRPDIVVCDEAVSALDVSIQAQIINLLKDLQQELGITYIFIAHDLSVVEHISDRVAVMYLGNMIEIANTDDLFFSPKHPYTEALLSAVPKADPSQKMKRIILEGEVPSPINLPSGCLFHPRCRYCQDVCRQEIPKLREIGKEHQVACHFADALDLKGV
- a CDS encoding ABC transporter ATP-binding protein — protein: MKQEQIKDILTIENLKVQFDTEDGCIKAVDGINLSLKKGKTLGLVGESGCGKSLTSKTIIGIQPKNSETFGKINYYGYDDQEPLDLLSLAKNGSEIRKVRGGHISMIFQEPMTAFSPLYTIGNQIVENVLLHRTKDKKEAKKIAINMMEKVGIANPEKRYNQYPMEFSGGMRQRAMIAMALSCNPDILIADEPTTALDVTIQAQVLQMMKALQEDLGMAILFITHDLGVVAEMCDEVAVMYLGKIVETGDAMSIFHHPKHPYTKGLLRSIPKLGDRSHHVLESIEGTVPIPIDLPNRCGFYERCEHKIDGVCDCKPVELYEVNAHQAVRCFLYDQEVIKEDKNV
- a CDS encoding ABC transporter permease; translated protein: MKKQMKLFNRRHKQSNKADEEKYYFASQWSLMGRKLKRHKLARISMFILGFLYIQMLLGQFIAPYGLESYDSRFMNAPPTKIHFIDKKGKFHIRPFVYAYDSVRDKETLRKKYTENTDETYPIKLFVKGEPYTLLGLFKTDIHLYGVDDPARIFLFGTDGLGRDIFSRIVLGSQISLTIPLAGVAISFILGVAIGSISGYFGGFVDTIIQRIIEVIRSFPTLPLWMALSAAIPPRIPVVKMFLLITIILSFIQWTGLARVVRSKFMSLKTEDYILAAKVSGVSDFKIIVTHMIPGFLSYLVVNMTLAIPGMIIGETSMSFLGLGIRPPATSWGVLLQEAQQVQNIALYPWKLIPLLFVVLTVLAFNFFGDGLRDAADPYK
- a CDS encoding ABC transporter permease encodes the protein MDIRKVIMVLKYIARRMIIMIPIILLVSMVVFFVIQLPPGDFVSTYIATLQEEGETVDMQIIEDLREQYGLDKPLYVQYYKWMKGILTEGDFGYSFSYNKPVLDVIGERMGITLLISSLTMLFTYLVAIPIGIYSALRQYSFGDYVATIIGFLGMATPNFLLAILLMFFSFKVFGDPMLGIMSAEYVDASWSLAKVFDLAKHLIIPVIVIGTGSTCGLIRVMRGQMLDELDQQYVLTGRSKGLSEKKIRNKYVVRAALNPIASSIGWSLTGIFTGSTITAIVLNLPTQGPVMYAALRSQDMYLAGSWLLMMAVLTVIGTLISDIMLAWLDPRIRLMDKRM